A genomic stretch from Pomacea canaliculata isolate SZHN2017 linkage group LG2, ASM307304v1, whole genome shotgun sequence includes:
- the LOC112556489 gene encoding uncharacterized protein LOC112556489 isoform X2 — protein sequence MDDGLSNGIPGDDSAAIGAVDVTKPAADPMTMSGVFSRDLDLEYEGEESVSSANPPSSDAFVGCGMADSFMLQQDESTASSEQPDTFGGCGMTDSFVQLANGSNLMGAEDGNLAEEGVLIDFGQTPPQASTLLPSARVHVQEEGYSRNGDFGGVSGDEEEGEEGAGVPEERLVITDYDPGHIALTAASTNPFCMEEPERLETVPHHAMAAGIDLLLQNAPPPSEPFSASEEEEEEEEEEEDSSRFTGEQPASDAAGPELASPG from the coding sequence atGGATGACGGACTGTCGAACGGCATCCCGGGTGACGACTCGGCCGCCATCGGCGCTGTTGATGTCACCAAGCCTGCCGCCGACCCCATGACGATGTCGGGTGTCTTCTCGCGCGACCTAGACCTGGAATACGAGGGCGAGGAGAGTGTGAGCAGCGCCAACCCGCCCTCTAGCGACGCCTTCGTGGGCTGCGGCATGGCGGACAGCTTCATGCTGCAGCAGGACGAGTCGACCGCGTCCAGCGAGCAGCCGGACACCTTCGGAGGCTGCGGCATGACTGATAGCTTCGTGCAGCTGGCCAATGGAAGCAACCTCATGGGTGCAGAGGACGGTAACTTGGCGGAGGAAGGGGTGCTGATCGATTTCGGCCAAACCCCACCCCAGGCTTCTACCTTACTCCCGAGCGCCCGTGTCCACGTGCAGGAGGAAGGCTACAGCCGCAACGGGGATTTCGGGGGTGTGAGTGGCGACGAGGAGGAAGGAGAAGAGGGTGCGGGTGTCCCAGAAGAACGGCTGGTGATTACGGACTACGATCCAGGCCACATCGCGCTGACGGCGGCCTCGACAAACCCTTTTTGTATGGAGGAACCGGAACGACTGGAGACAGTTCCACATCACGCCATGGCTGCTGGGATAGATCTCCTCCTGCAAAACGCGCCACCCCCGTCGGAACCCTTTTCAGCTagtgaggaggaagaggaggaagaagaagaggaagaggataGCAGCCGTTTCACCGGCGAGCAACCTGCGAGTGACGCGGCGGGACCTGAGCTCGCGAGTCCCGGATGA
- the LOC112556486 gene encoding microtubule-associated protein tau-like isoform X4 — MEPVPAVAETKGTPVKKAEQKVQVKASASPKTTKQPAAKQKPAAPSPPKSPKKTPSQAPKSSVPVKTTAPTTPAAKARPTSMAATSTPRPASARTPKKEETTAKTAPAPRPKTAPSTRPTKDAAHGGADQASKKPNGASSQSAADKKTPSAATAQRTPSYKSTPSKTLPAASTTATSTTTATKPAASKAAGSVSPASSASGSASSPRKVEAKSKIGSLDNTTHTPSGGNVKIVSKKVDVSTVQSKIGSKDNMDHKPGGGVVKIETKKVKVEGVKSKIGSLDNAKHTPGGGDKKIEIKKLEWNVSSRVGSLDNAHHVPGGGDKKIENKKLDWKAQPKIGSMDNAKHTPGGGDKKIETRKIDWSVQSKVGSLENAGHSPGGGDKKGDKSASEDGSVNSASHTPGDEAKEIELGTPDSGKAAA, encoded by the exons ATGGAGCCTGTCCCTGCGGTTGCGGAAACCAAAGGTACTCCAGTCAAGAAAGCGGAACAGAAGGTGCAGGTCAAAGCATCGGCCTCGCCCAAGACCACCAAGCAGCCTGCCGCTAAACAGAAGCCAGCCGCTCCATCCCCACCTAAGTCCCCCAAGAAAACTCCGTCTCAAGCGCCCAAGTCGTCGGTCCCCGTAAAGACCACCGCTCCAACCACACCGGCGGCCAAAGCGCGACCGACCTCCATGGCGGCAACCAGCACTCCCCGTCCTGCTTCCGCCCGAACGCCGAAGAAAGAGGAGACAACTGCAAAGACAGCGCCCGCTCCTCGACCTAAAACTGCTCCTAGTACTCGACCTACGAAAG atgcaGCGCACGGAGGGGCTGATCAG GCTTCAAAGAAACCGAATGGTGCTTCAAGCCAGAGTGCTGCTGATAAGAAAACGCCATCTGCAGCAACTGCTCAACGTACACCATCATACAAGTCCACACCCT caAAGACATTACCAGCTGCGTCTACAACTGCCACCTCAACTACCACCGCCACCAAGCCTGCTGCATCCAAAGCTGCAGGTTCAGTATCCCCCGCATCTTCTGCTTCAGGTTCAGCCAGCTCCCCTCGCAAGGTTGAAGCAAAGTCGAAGATTGGATCTCTAGACAACACTACCCATACCCCAAGTGGAGGAAAT GTGAAGATCGTGTCAAAGAAGGTGGATGTTTCTACTGTGCAGAGCAAAATTGGGTCAAAGGACAACATGGATCACAAGCCTG GAGGAGGCGTAGTCAAAATCGAGACCAAGAAGGTCAAGGTTGAAGGAGTGAAGTCCAAGATTGGCTCCCTTGACAATGCTAAGCATACTCCAGGCGGAGGGGATAAAAAG ATAGAGATTAAGAAGCTGGAGTGGAATGTGTCCTCAAGGGTTGGCTCGCTAGACAATGCCCACCATGTACCCGGCGGAGGGGACAAAAAG ATCGAGAACAAGAAGCTAGACTGGAAAGCACAGCCTAAGATTGGATCAATGGACAATGCTAAACACACGCCTGGAGGTGGTGACAAGAAA ATCGAAACCCGTAAAATCGATTGGAGCGTGCAGTCCAAAGTTGGCTCCCTTGAAAATGCCGGCCATTCGCCAGGTGGTGGAGATAAAAAG
- the LOC112556489 gene encoding uncharacterized protein LOC112556489 isoform X1, with protein MADFDVATSDRNIQDMDDGLSNGIPGDDSAAIGAVDVTKPAADPMTMSGVFSRDLDLEYEGEESVSSANPPSSDAFVGCGMADSFMLQQDESTASSEQPDTFGGCGMTDSFVQLANGSNLMGAEDGNLAEEGVLIDFGQTPPQASTLLPSARVHVQEEGYSRNGDFGGVSGDEEEGEEGAGVPEERLVITDYDPGHIALTAASTNPFCMEEPERLETVPHHAMAAGIDLLLQNAPPPSEPFSASEEEEEEEEEEEDSSRFTGEQPASDAAGPELASPG; from the exons ATGGCTGATTTCGACGTTGCGACCTCGGACAGGAATATCCAAG acatGGATGACGGACTGTCGAACGGCATCCCGGGTGACGACTCGGCCGCCATCGGCGCTGTTGATGTCACCAAGCCTGCCGCCGACCCCATGACGATGTCGGGTGTCTTCTCGCGCGACCTAGACCTGGAATACGAGGGCGAGGAGAGTGTGAGCAGCGCCAACCCGCCCTCTAGCGACGCCTTCGTGGGCTGCGGCATGGCGGACAGCTTCATGCTGCAGCAGGACGAGTCGACCGCGTCCAGCGAGCAGCCGGACACCTTCGGAGGCTGCGGCATGACTGATAGCTTCGTGCAGCTGGCCAATGGAAGCAACCTCATGGGTGCAGAGGACGGTAACTTGGCGGAGGAAGGGGTGCTGATCGATTTCGGCCAAACCCCACCCCAGGCTTCTACCTTACTCCCGAGCGCCCGTGTCCACGTGCAGGAGGAAGGCTACAGCCGCAACGGGGATTTCGGGGGTGTGAGTGGCGACGAGGAGGAAGGAGAAGAGGGTGCGGGTGTCCCAGAAGAACGGCTGGTGATTACGGACTACGATCCAGGCCACATCGCGCTGACGGCGGCCTCGACAAACCCTTTTTGTATGGAGGAACCGGAACGACTGGAGACAGTTCCACATCACGCCATGGCTGCTGGGATAGATCTCCTCCTGCAAAACGCGCCACCCCCGTCGGAACCCTTTTCAGCTagtgaggaggaagaggaggaagaagaagaggaagaggataGCAGCCGTTTCACCGGCGAGCAACCTGCGAGTGACGCGGCGGGACCTGAGCTCGCGAGTCCCGGATGA
- the LOC112556486 gene encoding microtubule-associated protein tau-like isoform X7 encodes MEPVPAVAETKGTPVKKAEQKVQVKASASPKTTKQPAAKQKPAAPSPPKSPKKTPSQAPKSSVPVKTTAPTTPAAKARPTSMAATSTPRPASARTPKKEETTAKTAPAPRPKTAPSTRPTKDAAHGGADQASKKPNGASSQSAADKKTPSAATAQRTPSYKSTPSKTLPAASTTATSTTTATKPAASKAAGSVSPASSASGSASSPRKVEAKSKIGSLDNTTHTPSGGNVKIVSKKVDVSTVQSKIGSKDNMDHKPGGGVVKIETKKVKVEGVKSKIGSLDNAKHTPGGGDKKIEIKKLEWNVSSRVGSLDNAHHVPGGGDKKIENKKLDWKAQPKIGSMDNAKHTPGGGDKKGDKSASEDGSVNSASHTPGDEAKEIELGTPDSGKAAA; translated from the exons ATGGAGCCTGTCCCTGCGGTTGCGGAAACCAAAGGTACTCCAGTCAAGAAAGCGGAACAGAAGGTGCAGGTCAAAGCATCGGCCTCGCCCAAGACCACCAAGCAGCCTGCCGCTAAACAGAAGCCAGCCGCTCCATCCCCACCTAAGTCCCCCAAGAAAACTCCGTCTCAAGCGCCCAAGTCGTCGGTCCCCGTAAAGACCACCGCTCCAACCACACCGGCGGCCAAAGCGCGACCGACCTCCATGGCGGCAACCAGCACTCCCCGTCCTGCTTCCGCCCGAACGCCGAAGAAAGAGGAGACAACTGCAAAGACAGCGCCCGCTCCTCGACCTAAAACTGCTCCTAGTACTCGACCTACGAAAG atgcaGCGCACGGAGGGGCTGATCAG GCTTCAAAGAAACCGAATGGTGCTTCAAGCCAGAGTGCTGCTGATAAGAAAACGCCATCTGCAGCAACTGCTCAACGTACACCATCATACAAGTCCACACCCT caAAGACATTACCAGCTGCGTCTACAACTGCCACCTCAACTACCACCGCCACCAAGCCTGCTGCATCCAAAGCTGCAGGTTCAGTATCCCCCGCATCTTCTGCTTCAGGTTCAGCCAGCTCCCCTCGCAAGGTTGAAGCAAAGTCGAAGATTGGATCTCTAGACAACACTACCCATACCCCAAGTGGAGGAAAT GTGAAGATCGTGTCAAAGAAGGTGGATGTTTCTACTGTGCAGAGCAAAATTGGGTCAAAGGACAACATGGATCACAAGCCTG GAGGAGGCGTAGTCAAAATCGAGACCAAGAAGGTCAAGGTTGAAGGAGTGAAGTCCAAGATTGGCTCCCTTGACAATGCTAAGCATACTCCAGGCGGAGGGGATAAAAAG ATAGAGATTAAGAAGCTGGAGTGGAATGTGTCCTCAAGGGTTGGCTCGCTAGACAATGCCCACCATGTACCCGGCGGAGGGGACAAAAAG ATCGAGAACAAGAAGCTAGACTGGAAAGCACAGCCTAAGATTGGATCAATGGACAATGCTAAACACACGCCTGGAGGTGGTGACAAGAAA